One window of Cataglyphis hispanica isolate Lineage 1 chromosome 12, ULB_Chis1_1.0, whole genome shotgun sequence genomic DNA carries:
- the LOC126853286 gene encoding neural cell adhesion molecule 1-like yields the protein MRILWIVVGILFEIHLYFTVSQAKHQQNSSANNAIASLNVPEGKNEDLEGPIGEVLAQSGSTAVLPCRITDPGAGTITWVRRRDKLLLTIGTSTHSVDKRFAIRHSNTDWQLTIRAVTMDDAGIYECQVTSYPVQRNFARLKITEAYSIIPGAPDLHVKQGSSLRLECQLMAATEKPLYVFWYRQGRMINYDEEPGVDVKLTPSGSILTVNKTKLTHNGNYTCAPSNTKAASVMVHVIEEEEKPAAMHGGDRRNLSPAILASNFLVSFLAAVSWRIPSFTNLYPT from the exons ATGAGGATACTGTGGATTGTGGTGGGCATTCTATTCGAGATACACTTGTACTTTACAG TAAGTCAGGCCAAGCATCAGCAGAACTCAAGTGCCAATAATGCAATCGCCTCATTGAATGTTCCGGAGGGTAAAAATGAAGATCTTGAAGGCCCAATTGGAGAGGTGCTCGCTCAAAGTGGTAGCACGGCAGTTTTACCGTGCAGAATTACCGATCCTGGTGCTGGAACC ATTACGTGGGTGAGGAGAAGAGACAAACTGTTGTTAACAATTGGTACCAGCACGCACTCCGTCGACAAAAGATTTGCCATTAGGCATTCGAATACCGATTGGCAGCTCACTATACGTGCCGTAACGATGGACGATGCTGGCATCTATGAATGTCAG GTGACGTCATATCCGGTACAGCGGAACTTTGCCCGTTTGAAGATCACGGAGGCGTACTCGATAATACCAGGTGCGCCTGATTTGCATGTAAAGCAAGGATCGAGCCTCCGTTTGGAATGCCAACTTATGGCGGCCACGGAAAAGCCTCTTTACGTCTTCTGGTATCGTCAGGGCCGTATGATAAATTACGATGAGGAGCCCGGCGTCGACGTCAAGCTCACGCCAAGCGGCTCCATTTTAACGGTGAACAAAACGAAGCTTACGCACAACGGCAACTACACGTGTGCGCCTAGCAACACCAAGGCGGCGTCTGTCATGGTCCACGTGATTGAAG AAGAGGAGAAGCCGGCGGCGATGCACGGGGGTGACAGAAGGAACCTCAGCCCGGCAATTTTGGCGAGTAACTTTCTAGTGTCCTTCCTAGCGGCCGTCAGCTGGAGGATACCGAGTTTCACGAACCTTTACCCGACGTGA